Within Actinoplanes sp. L3-i22, the genomic segment CGAACAGGTACGCGACCAGCAGCACCGCCACCGGCGTGCGGTCGCCGAGCCCGATCAGCAGGGCGCCGCCGAGCACGGTGCTCGCCCCGGCCAGCCGCAGCGGCAGCCGTGGCCCGACCCGCCCGACCAGGTACCCGGAGAACGGCGCGCAGACCGTCGCGGCGAGCGCCATCGGCAGGGTGACCGCGCCGGCCGCGAGCGGGCTCAGACCCCGCACCTGCTGCAGGTAGAGCGTGCCGAGCAGCAGCGTCACGTTCAGCGCGACGAACATCACCACCGCGCCGCCGACCGCCGCCGCGAACGGCGGCCGCCGGAACAACCGCAGGTCCATCAACGGTTCGGCCCGGCGCGCCTCGACCCGGGCGAAGATCAGACCGGCAACGGCGATGATCCCGTACGCCGTGATCAGCCACCCGGACCACCAGCCCCGTCGCGGCCCCTCGATCAGCACCGCGACCACCGTCCCGACCAGCAGGATCAGCAGCGCCTGACCGGGCGGGTCGAGGCGCCGCGGCCGGGCCGAGCGGGACTCCGGGACGTACGCCACGGTCAGCGCCAGCACGATCGCGATGATCGGCAGGTTGGCCCAGAAGACCGTCCGCCAGCCCAGCCCGGTGATCAGCGCCCCGCCGAGCACCGGCCCGGCCGCCATGCTGAGCCCGAACACCGCCGCCCAGACCCCGATCGCCTGCGCCCGCTCCCGCGGATCGGTGATCACGCTCACCACGATGGCCAGCGCCACCGGGCTCAGCATCGACCCGCCGACGCCCTGCACCACCCGGGCCGCCACCAGCAGGTCCAGGCCCGGCGCGAGCGCGCAGCCGGCCGACCCGAGCGCGAACAGCACCAGCCCGAGCCGGAAGATCCGGCGGCGCCCGACCCGGTCGGCCAGCGCGCCCGAGGTGATCATCAGCCCGGCCAGCACCAGCGTGTAGGCGTCGACCGTCCATTCCAGTTCCCGGATGCCGAGGCCCAGGTCCCGCCCGATCGACGGCAGCGCCACGTTGACCACCGTGGTGTCCAGCCCGACCAGGAAGATGCTGGTGCAGCAGACCGCCAGCACCAGCCATCGGCGTGTTCTCTCTGTCATGACCGGAATGCTGGGCCCGCGCACCCCGGCCTACCCAGCAAACTTGCGAAGACCGCAAACTGCTCTGGTGGACCCTTCCCTGGCCGAGCTGCTCGACGGCATCGGCCCCCGGTTGCGCCGGATCCGGCAGGACCGCGGCCTGACCCTGGACGACCTGGCCACCGCCACCGGCCTGTCGGTCAGCACGCTCTCCCGGCTGGAGTCCGGCAAGCGCCGGCCGACGCTCGACCTGCTGATCCCGCTGGCCCGCACCCATCGGCTGGCCCTCGACCACCTGATCGGGGCGCCGAACACCGGCGATCCCCGCGCGCACCTGACCCCGCACCGCACCGAGCCCCGGACCGGCAATCCCAGCGTGGTGGTGCCGTTGACGACGTACCCCGGACGCCTTCAGGTCTTCAAACAGATCCTCGGAACCGGCCGGGACGAGCCGCGACTCGTGTCCCACCCCGGCCACGCCTGGTTCTATGTGCTCTCCGGGCAGGTCCGGCTGCTGCTCGACGACCGCGAGCAGCTACTGGGGCCCGGGGACACGGCCGAGTTCGACACCGCCGAGCCGCACTGGTTCGGCCCGGCGGGTGACCGGCCCGCCGAGATCCTGCACCTCTACGGCCCGCACGGCGACCGGCCGGTCACCACGTCCACTTCGTGACCGGCACGCCGTTGCACTTGGCCAGGAAGACCCCGGCCTGATTGTCGGCCGACGTCGCGGCCAGGCAGATCGTGGTGTTGCCGACCGGCCGGATCGTGCCGTCGGTGCCGAACTGCCACTTCTGCGCGGCCGAGCCGTTGCAACTGAAGATCCAGATCTTCTGACCAAGGGCAAAATTCGACGACGGTACGTCGAGACAGCTCCCCAGCACCCGCAACGTCCCGTCGCTGGTCAGCCGGGTCAGCGCCTGCGCCTTGGACTTGTTGCAGTTGTAGGTCTGCAGATAGGTCTTCGGCGTCAGCGAGGACGACGGCACGTCGACGCACCGGCCGGTGCTGTTGGTCAGCGGGCTCATCAGCGGGTTCGGGCCCTTCGCGACCTGGACCATCTTGGCGACCGACGGGACGCCGTCGGTGCCGACGATGAAGAGCATGTAGTAGCCGGGCGGCGCCACCCCACCGGTCGGCGGCCCGGTCACGGTCAGCGTCGTCCCGGAGACCGAGAAGTTCAGCGGGACGTAGCGTTGCCCCTGGTCCACACTGTGCGTCGCGTCACCGAGGCCGACCAGCGCGACCTTGCCGACGTTCGCCGCGT encodes:
- a CDS encoding MFS transporter — protein: MTERTRRWLVLAVCCTSIFLVGLDTTVVNVALPSIGRDLGLGIRELEWTVDAYTLVLAGLMITSGALADRVGRRRIFRLGLVLFALGSAGCALAPGLDLLVAARVVQGVGGSMLSPVALAIVVSVITDPRERAQAIGVWAAVFGLSMAAGPVLGGALITGLGWRTVFWANLPIIAIVLALTVAYVPESRSARPRRLDPPGQALLILLVGTVVAVLIEGPRRGWWSGWLITAYGIIAVAGLIFARVEARRAEPLMDLRLFRRPPFAAAVGGAVVMFVALNVTLLLGTLYLQQVRGLSPLAAGAVTLPMALAATVCAPFSGYLVGRVGPRLPLRLAGASTVLGGALLIGLGDRTPVAVLLVAYLFVGIGIGFANAPITNTAVSGLPPERSGVAGGIASTSRQVGAALGIALAGGLVADVGPAGLAAATRPGWVVVAACGAVVLVVAGLSPTRPGRGAPTARTDASSEPRPSVAARPR
- a CDS encoding helix-turn-helix domain-containing protein, with translation MDPSLAELLDGIGPRLRRIRQDRGLTLDDLATATGLSVSTLSRLESGKRRPTLDLLIPLARTHRLALDHLIGAPNTGDPRAHLTPHRTEPRTGNPSVVVPLTTYPGRLQVFKQILGTGRDEPRLVSHPGHAWFYVLSGQVRLLLDDREQLLGPGDTAEFDTAEPHWFGPAGDRPAEILHLYGPHGDRPVTTSTS